In the genome of Deinococcus sp. YIM 77859, one region contains:
- a CDS encoding HAMP domain-containing sensor histidine kinase gives MADIFHGWFADGAQPFPAVMRLEEYEGPILDDLRAGRTVRIEDTRDPALARPDLAAIAEVGVTALLSVPLIVGGTLVVNLSVHQHAARRWTEGEVALVQEVAERLWADLVRARAEAALRALNASLEERVEERTRRLADLNAELGALITRTARNLEAPVGYLSRFLGPGRPADLLAELPPHGPSALEDELARLRGVVQDLRQLARLEDQGLNTELLPLGELFAEVQAGAGSRAEWLIQPLPIVRGDRGLLKQALAVLLTFTLSDTRGARSVDVSSEEIDGEVWVTVQDDGLGLSGEEAATLFDLAVRTEQAVPLLPGSGLVQVRRILARHGGWAWAEARLNGGRVVLAFPRDESVSELEALFRQEGR, from the coding sequence GTGGCCGACATCTTCCACGGCTGGTTCGCCGACGGTGCCCAGCCCTTCCCGGCGGTAATGCGGCTGGAGGAGTACGAGGGACCGATCCTGGATGACCTTCGCGCGGGCCGGACTGTGCGGATCGAGGACACGCGCGATCCCGCCCTCGCGCGGCCCGATCTCGCCGCCATCGCGGAGGTCGGCGTAACGGCGCTGCTCAGCGTTCCCCTGATCGTCGGTGGCACGCTGGTGGTGAATCTGTCGGTTCACCAGCACGCGGCGCGCCGGTGGACCGAGGGCGAGGTCGCGCTGGTGCAGGAGGTGGCGGAGCGGCTCTGGGCCGATCTCGTGCGTGCCCGCGCCGAGGCCGCCCTGCGCGCGCTGAACGCCTCCCTCGAAGAGCGGGTGGAGGAGCGCACCCGCCGCCTCGCGGACCTGAATGCGGAACTGGGCGCCCTGATCACCCGCACCGCCCGCAACCTCGAAGCCCCGGTGGGGTACCTCAGCCGCTTCCTGGGCCCCGGGCGTCCGGCGGACCTCCTCGCGGAGCTGCCGCCCCACGGCCCCTCCGCCCTGGAGGACGAGCTGGCGCGGCTGCGGGGCGTCGTGCAGGACCTGCGCCAGCTCGCCCGCCTGGAAGACCAGGGCCTGAACACGGAACTGCTGCCGCTGGGCGAACTGTTCGCGGAGGTGCAGGCCGGGGCCGGGAGCCGGGCCGAGTGGCTGATTCAGCCCCTCCCCATCGTGCGCGGGGACCGGGGGCTGCTGAAGCAGGCGCTGGCAGTGCTGCTCACCTTCACGCTGAGTGACACCCGGGGCGCGCGCTCGGTGGACGTGAGCAGCGAGGAGATCGACGGCGAGGTGTGGGTGACGGTGCAGGACGACGGGCTGGGCCTGTCCGGCGAGGAAGCCGCCACCCTCTTCGACCTGGCGGTGCGGACCGAACAGGCGGTGCCGCTCCTGCCGGGCAGCGGGCTGGTGCAGGTGCGGCGCATCCTGGCGCGGCACGGCGGCTGGGCCTGGGCCGAGGCCCGCCTGAACGGGGGCCGGGTCGTCCTCGCCTTTCCCCGGGACGAGTCGGTGAGCGAACTCGAAGCCCTCTTCCGTCAGGAGGGACGCTGA
- a CDS encoding BTAD domain-containing protein gives MAQALLKAVLTGEYQQGAQLFEALKRPGAQDFRWGGVCHLHLGDALKARRLLLMAVAKGDQAARVELATCLRFEGEFAAARAQLSSLDVERMTARDAALALREAAVLEQQCGEVTQAAALLDEAWSHAVSADLLVQSAVAQSIALVAAHQGNDVKAEAYLQFAEEHANAMRRVYVLLARAASATYLGRFEDAEQALSAAERRATSCPLATALLAYRWGMWFSAQGQWNQARESFGRAIHLAREQQQPETEFYAQLGLTALATAGGDETAERGSLARAKALVKTPRAQAYLDWRLGAAMVRQANPRGLERLNAASGYFQTSGCTREVIWVLLHLVEAHAVLGSPVAAREALREAADAHLMLGSQQHLALELNGLARTRQLLDTLTEHEYERVLCGPSSTAMPVAEVTLVTLGSPAILVNGQRVRLQMKKFVEVLAFLLKEGETTLGTLQTEVFRGVSQTRSKNYIHQVRHELKRLVPGLSVPYAAATQTYRLHCEGVHLTWDWQQARDALLSSERDVMLTASFNVKTFLQDSDSEWVETERERMSRWIIRVGLETMDTWYSAGDYAKCVKLAERLIEIDPLDEGLHDFLIRATAQVKGVSAARTVCWESRTLFAREVGYIPPLLDTLAQQLQHKLPN, from the coding sequence ATGGCTCAGGCCCTCCTCAAAGCCGTTCTGACCGGTGAATACCAGCAGGGCGCTCAACTGTTCGAGGCCCTGAAGCGGCCGGGCGCACAGGACTTTCGCTGGGGCGGGGTCTGTCACCTTCATCTGGGTGATGCTCTGAAGGCCCGCCGTCTACTCCTGATGGCCGTGGCGAAGGGAGATCAGGCGGCACGGGTGGAGCTGGCAACCTGCTTGCGATTTGAGGGAGAGTTTGCGGCTGCACGCGCGCAACTCAGCAGTCTGGACGTAGAACGGATGACCGCCAGGGATGCTGCCCTGGCCCTGCGAGAAGCGGCCGTTCTGGAGCAGCAATGCGGTGAAGTGACCCAGGCCGCCGCCCTGCTCGATGAAGCCTGGAGTCACGCCGTCAGTGCGGACCTGCTCGTACAGTCGGCGGTGGCCCAGTCCATCGCGCTGGTGGCCGCCCATCAGGGGAACGATGTGAAGGCCGAGGCGTATCTCCAGTTTGCGGAGGAACACGCCAACGCTATGCGCCGCGTCTATGTGCTCTTGGCCCGAGCTGCCAGTGCCACCTATCTGGGGAGATTCGAGGATGCGGAGCAGGCTCTCTCGGCTGCTGAGAGGCGGGCTACAAGTTGCCCGCTGGCCACCGCGCTGCTGGCCTACCGCTGGGGAATGTGGTTCTCTGCTCAGGGCCAATGGAACCAGGCACGCGAGTCATTCGGGCGGGCGATTCATCTGGCACGTGAGCAGCAACAACCCGAAACCGAGTTCTACGCGCAGCTTGGCCTGACCGCGCTCGCCACAGCCGGAGGTGACGAGACGGCTGAACGCGGCAGCCTGGCACGAGCGAAGGCCCTCGTGAAAACGCCCCGAGCGCAGGCTTACCTGGACTGGCGATTAGGGGCGGCAATGGTCCGCCAGGCCAATCCTCGTGGCCTTGAAAGGCTGAACGCGGCTTCGGGGTACTTCCAGACCAGCGGGTGTACCCGTGAGGTGATTTGGGTTCTGCTGCATCTGGTGGAGGCCCATGCCGTCCTCGGCTCGCCGGTGGCCGCTCGCGAGGCTTTACGCGAGGCGGCGGATGCCCACCTCATGCTGGGGAGCCAACAGCATCTGGCCCTGGAACTGAATGGGCTGGCGCGTACGCGCCAGCTTCTCGATACGCTGACGGAACACGAGTACGAGCGGGTGTTGTGCGGGCCTTCCAGCACAGCCATGCCGGTCGCCGAGGTCACTCTGGTGACCCTGGGGAGTCCAGCGATCCTCGTCAATGGTCAGCGCGTGCGGCTCCAGATGAAGAAGTTCGTCGAGGTTCTCGCCTTCCTCCTCAAGGAGGGGGAAACGACATTGGGGACGTTACAGACGGAAGTCTTCCGGGGTGTCTCCCAAACACGCTCGAAGAACTACATCCATCAGGTGCGCCACGAACTCAAGCGGCTGGTGCCCGGACTCTCGGTTCCGTATGCCGCGGCGACACAGACGTACCGGCTGCACTGCGAGGGGGTACACCTGACGTGGGACTGGCAGCAGGCGCGGGATGCCTTGCTGAGTTCCGAGCGGGATGTCATGCTGACGGCTAGTTTCAATGTTAAGACTTTCCTACAGGACTCGGACAGTGAATGGGTGGAGACGGAGCGTGAGCGCATGAGCCGCTGGATCATCCGGGTGGGGCTGGAAACGATGGATACCTGGTACAGCGCGGGCGACTACGCCAAGTGCGTCAAACTCGCCGAACGGCTCATTGAGATCGACCCGCTCGACGAGGGGCTGCATGACTTCCTGATTCGCGCGACGGCACAGGTCAAGGGTGTCAGTGCCGCGCGAACCGTCTGCTGGGAGAGCCGAACCCTCTTCGCCAGGGAGGTCGGGTATATTCCACCTCTGCTCGATACTCTGGCCCAGCAGCTCCAGCACAAGTTGCCGAACTGA
- the istB gene encoding IS21-like element helper ATPase IstB, giving the protein MLPHPVIQHLRALKLDGMALALQEQQEQPGLRELSFEERLTLLVDRERACRDTRGLQRRLSAARLKVEASLEEVDTKHPRGLDARLLRSLAQGQWIAEKRGVIITGPTGVGKTFIGCALAHQACRQGFTALYAQTGRLLQELTLAKGDGRYLKLLASIARVSVLILDDWGLDVPTAEGRRILLEILDDRYERASTIITSQFPTSAWHANLGDPTLADAILDRVLHHAYRSELQGESLRKKGRKLTPETVSLS; this is encoded by the coding sequence ATGCTGCCACATCCCGTCATTCAACACCTGCGCGCCCTGAAACTCGATGGTATGGCGCTCGCCCTGCAAGAACAGCAGGAACAACCCGGTCTGCGTGAGTTGAGCTTCGAGGAACGGCTCACCTTGCTGGTGGACCGGGAACGGGCCTGTCGGGACACTCGGGGCCTCCAGCGCCGCCTGTCGGCGGCGCGCCTGAAGGTCGAGGCCAGCCTGGAAGAGGTCGACACGAAACACCCGAGAGGACTGGACGCCCGGTTGCTGCGTTCGCTGGCTCAGGGGCAGTGGATCGCCGAGAAACGGGGGGTCATCATCACCGGCCCCACCGGCGTCGGGAAGACCTTCATCGGATGTGCCCTGGCCCATCAGGCGTGCCGTCAGGGCTTCACGGCGTTGTACGCGCAGACCGGGCGACTGTTACAGGAACTGACCCTGGCGAAAGGGGATGGACGGTATTTGAAGCTCCTGGCGAGCATCGCCAGGGTGAGTGTCCTGATTCTGGACGACTGGGGGCTGGACGTGCCCACGGCGGAAGGGCGCCGGATTCTGCTGGAGATCCTGGATGATCGCTATGAACGGGCGTCCACGATCATCACCAGCCAGTTCCCGACTTCGGCCTGGCATGCCAACCTGGGTGACCCCACCCTGGCGGACGCGATCTTGGATCGCGTCCTGCACCATGCCTACCGCAGCGAACTCCAGGGAGAAAGCCTCAGGAAGAAGGGCAGGAAGTTGACCCCGGAAACGGTCAGCCTTTCATAA
- the istA gene encoding IS21 family transposase has product MRKIREVLRLKLELNLSDRLVGQSVQLARSTVQDYVARANQAGLNWPLPPELDDVQLEALLFRTHEQAAVSAAHQPDWAVLDRELRRKGVTRQLLWEEYRRQHPDGWQYATFNENYRKWKATTGLSMRQTHRAGEKLFVDYAGLTLPVTDPRSGDVLAGQVFVATLGASDYTYAEVTRSQGLHDWIESHIRALSFFGGVPEIIVPDNLKAGVTHASRYEPELNRTYQEFAQHYDVAVIPARVRKPKDKALVEVHVQIVERRILAPLRDRVFFSLPEANEAVRELLEALNRQPFQKRPGSRRSEFEALDQPVLRPLPAQPFEVAEWKHTTVGLDYHVVVQGHAYSVPHQYAKTRVDIRLTARLVEIYRSGQRIAVHHRVPGTLTRQQTTMPDHMPAHHRHYREVGPEQLTQQAQQVGEATAALVRAIFDGNQHPEQKKRVVTGLLRLHREYGERLEAACRRALALQAHSLQSVKSILKHRLDEAELPGNSIELPVAQHSNLRGPGYFAEIDEPGAERTLN; this is encoded by the coding sequence ATGCGGAAAATCAGGGAAGTCTTGCGGTTGAAACTGGAACTGAACCTCAGTGACCGCCTCGTCGGACAAAGCGTCCAGCTTGCCCGCAGCACCGTGCAGGATTACGTGGCGCGAGCCAACCAGGCAGGCCTCAACTGGCCCCTCCCCCCAGAGCTGGACGATGTCCAGCTCGAAGCGCTGCTGTTTCGCACCCACGAACAGGCCGCTGTGAGTGCGGCCCACCAGCCCGACTGGGCCGTCCTCGACCGGGAACTGAGGCGCAAAGGCGTCACCCGCCAACTGCTGTGGGAAGAGTACCGTCGGCAGCACCCGGACGGCTGGCAGTACGCGACCTTCAACGAGAACTACCGGAAGTGGAAGGCCACAACCGGCCTGTCCATGCGGCAGACCCACCGGGCGGGCGAGAAACTCTTCGTCGACTACGCCGGGTTGACCCTGCCGGTGACCGACCCCAGGAGTGGCGACGTCCTGGCGGGGCAGGTGTTCGTTGCTACCCTGGGGGCCAGCGATTACACCTACGCCGAGGTCACCCGCAGTCAGGGGCTGCACGACTGGATCGAGTCGCACATCCGGGCGCTGAGCTTCTTCGGCGGTGTGCCCGAGATCATCGTTCCGGACAACCTCAAAGCTGGCGTGACCCACGCCAGCCGCTACGAACCCGAGCTGAACCGCACCTACCAGGAGTTCGCGCAGCACTACGATGTGGCCGTCATTCCAGCACGCGTCCGCAAGCCCAAAGACAAGGCGCTGGTGGAAGTGCACGTGCAGATCGTGGAACGCCGCATTCTTGCCCCCCTGCGCGACCGGGTGTTCTTCAGCCTGCCCGAGGCGAACGAGGCGGTTCGGGAGTTGCTGGAGGCCCTGAATCGGCAGCCCTTTCAGAAACGGCCCGGGAGTCGCCGCAGTGAGTTCGAAGCCCTGGATCAACCCGTGCTGCGCCCCTTGCCCGCCCAGCCCTTTGAAGTGGCCGAGTGGAAGCACACCACGGTCGGGCTGGACTACCACGTCGTCGTGCAGGGGCACGCGTACAGCGTGCCCCACCAGTACGCCAAGACCCGCGTGGACATCCGCCTCACCGCCCGGTTGGTCGAGATCTACCGTTCAGGACAGCGGATCGCCGTCCACCACCGCGTTCCCGGGACACTGACCCGACAGCAGACCACGATGCCCGACCACATGCCCGCCCATCACCGGCATTACCGTGAGGTCGGCCCGGAACAGCTCACCCAGCAAGCCCAGCAGGTCGGGGAGGCGACGGCGGCCCTGGTACGCGCCATCTTCGACGGGAACCAACATCCTGAACAGAAAAAGCGTGTCGTGACGGGTCTGCTTCGTCTTCACCGGGAGTACGGGGAGCGGCTGGAAGCGGCCTGTCGGCGGGCCCTGGCTCTGCAAGCGCACAGCTTGCAGAGCGTGAAGTCCATCCTGAAACACCGCCTGGACGAAGCCGAACTCCCGGGCAACTCCATCGAACTTCCCGTGGCCCAGCACAGCAACCTGCGTGGCCCCGGGTATTTCGCCGAGATCGACGAACCGGGTGCCGAGCGCACCCTGAATTGA
- a CDS encoding IS1182 family transposase, which translates to MLRPDPLGPIPEDTLRIARAAFPKGNLYLKLRDELGVLYADQDFAALFPALGQPALPPWRLALVTVVQFLENLTDRQAAEQVRARLDLKYLLGLELTDPGFDFSVLSEFRSRLVAGQAEHLLLDRMLERFREQGLLKRRGRQRTDSTHVLAAIRYLTRIELVAETFRATLNALGRFAPEWLAPRLDPRWREWYDHRIESYRFPQGKDARLAYVVQVGQDGFSLLEALRADPSVAPLLSLPAVQTLELVWTQQFSRKDGEVQWKPGTAVPPSAERPESPYDIEARFSTKRGQDWVGYKLHLTEACEPELPEVITHVHVSSSCTQDIQVMPTVHSALAAKEMLPRQHLVDSGYVSGTLLVESHEQYRVEVIGPPRSATGWQQKDPNAFKSSDFIVHWDEHCVVCPRGHRSSKWRVGRSQQGLPLVTATFRRGLCNRCPDKPRCTKSKSLGRSVMLQDQAAYEALHAMRAQQETPEWKVLYQQRAGIEGTLSVAVRAHGARTARYRGTAKLRLQSMATAAGINLGRIYAWWQERPRAATRTARFARLSITA; encoded by the coding sequence ATGCTGCGTCCAGACCCACTCGGCCCTATCCCTGAAGACACGCTCCGGATCGCCCGCGCGGCGTTTCCCAAGGGGAACCTCTACCTCAAGCTTCGAGACGAACTGGGCGTGCTGTACGCAGATCAGGACTTTGCAGCGCTGTTTCCAGCGCTGGGTCAACCCGCCTTGCCCCCGTGGCGACTGGCGCTGGTCACGGTGGTGCAGTTCCTCGAAAACTTGACAGATCGACAAGCTGCTGAACAGGTGCGAGCACGCCTGGACCTCAAATACCTGCTGGGACTGGAACTCACCGACCCAGGGTTCGACTTCAGTGTGCTCTCGGAATTTCGCTCACGGCTGGTCGCGGGACAGGCCGAACATCTGCTGCTGGACCGAATGCTCGAACGCTTCCGGGAACAGGGCTTGCTGAAACGGCGTGGCCGACAGCGGACCGACTCGACCCACGTGTTGGCGGCCATCCGGTACCTGACCCGGATCGAGTTGGTCGCCGAGACGTTCCGGGCCACGCTCAATGCACTCGGGCGCTTTGCGCCCGAGTGGTTGGCCCCACGACTCGATCCCCGCTGGCGGGAGTGGTATGACCACCGAATCGAGTCGTACCGCTTCCCACAGGGCAAAGACGCTCGCCTGGCCTATGTGGTGCAAGTCGGCCAGGATGGGTTTTCCTTGCTGGAGGCCCTCCGGGCCGATCCCAGCGTCGCCCCCTTGCTGAGCTTGCCCGCAGTTCAGACCCTGGAACTGGTTTGGACGCAGCAGTTCAGCCGCAAGGATGGCGAGGTGCAGTGGAAGCCAGGGACGGCAGTTCCACCTTCTGCCGAGCGCCCGGAATCGCCGTATGACATTGAGGCGCGCTTCTCGACCAAGCGGGGCCAGGACTGGGTCGGCTACAAGCTGCACCTGACGGAGGCCTGTGAGCCGGAGCTGCCGGAAGTGATCACCCACGTTCACGTCTCGTCGTCGTGTACCCAGGACATTCAGGTGATGCCCACGGTCCACAGCGCGTTGGCTGCCAAGGAGATGTTGCCCCGGCAACATCTTGTGGATTCGGGCTACGTCAGCGGGACCCTCCTGGTGGAAAGCCACGAGCAGTACAGGGTTGAGGTCATCGGCCCCCCACGTTCAGCCACGGGTTGGCAGCAGAAGGATCCGAACGCCTTCAAATCCAGCGATTTCATCGTGCACTGGGACGAACATTGCGTGGTCTGTCCTCGCGGTCACCGCTCTTCGAAATGGCGCGTGGGGCGAAGTCAGCAAGGGCTTCCATTGGTCACGGCAACCTTCCGTCGCGGCCTCTGCAACCGGTGCCCAGACAAACCCCGCTGTACCAAGTCAAAGTCCTTGGGCCGGAGTGTGATGCTTCAGGACCAGGCAGCCTATGAAGCGCTGCACGCGATGCGGGCGCAGCAGGAAACGCCGGAATGGAAGGTCCTGTATCAGCAGCGTGCTGGCATAGAAGGCACCCTCTCCGTCGCTGTCCGTGCCCACGGGGCACGGACAGCACGTTACCGAGGCACAGCCAAACTGCGCTTACAGAGCATGGCGACCGCAGCAGGCATCAATCTGGGCCGCATCTACGCCTGGTGGCAAGAGCGGCCCAGAGCAGCGACCAGAACGGCACGTTTCGCCCGTCTTTCGATCACCGCCTGA
- a CDS encoding RNA-guided endonuclease InsQ/TnpB family protein, whose amino-acid sequence MPGNRRTRKRWPSCTFPRIHPCTPPNGAISWLPKGAELSSRARSSEEQRRGMDEAIRTAQFVRNACLRFWMDGEKVSKNDIYTHTTKLRAEYEWAKKLNSTAVQAAGERAWAAISRFYDNCKKGVKPVGYPRFKKNVRSVEYKQSGWKLDAPNKRLTLTDGFKVGVMKLKGTWDPRLYRLEDIKRLRVVKRADGYYAQFLVDVERHFDLMPSGKTIGLDVGLKSFYTDSNGDDEPNPRFYRQAEQSLKKLQRRVSRKVKGSNNRKKAVARLGRKHLKVSRQRKDHAVKLARCVVASHDVVAYEDLKVRNMIRNRKLSKSIRDASWREFRLWIEYFARIMGKIAIPVNPAYTSQICSGCGQTVKKDLKTRQHVCGCGVNLDRDYNAAINILKLGLRMAGHAKTGEATPETLVETEEDLRLRASVAEARIPPF is encoded by the coding sequence ATCCCGGGCAACCGCAGGACGCGGAAGCGGTGGCCGAGCTGTACATTCCCACGGATTCATCCGTGTACGCCGCCTAACGGCGCGATTTCATGGCTCCCCAAGGGGGCCGAACTCAGTTCGAGGGCTAGGTCGTCGGAGGAGCAACGGCGGGGAATGGATGAAGCCATCCGTACCGCCCAGTTCGTCCGTAACGCCTGCTTGCGCTTCTGGATGGACGGGGAGAAGGTGTCCAAAAACGACATCTATACGCACACCACGAAGCTCCGCGCCGAGTACGAATGGGCGAAGAAGCTGAACTCCACCGCCGTACAAGCGGCGGGTGAGCGTGCGTGGGCGGCCATCTCCCGGTTCTACGACAATTGCAAGAAGGGCGTGAAGCCGGTCGGCTACCCCCGGTTCAAGAAGAACGTCCGCAGCGTGGAATACAAGCAGTCGGGTTGGAAGCTCGATGCCCCCAACAAACGGCTGACGCTGACGGACGGCTTCAAGGTCGGGGTCATGAAGCTGAAGGGGACGTGGGACCCCCGGCTCTACCGTCTGGAAGACATCAAACGTCTGCGGGTCGTGAAGCGGGCTGACGGCTACTACGCTCAGTTCCTTGTGGACGTGGAAAGACACTTCGACCTCATGCCCAGTGGGAAGACCATCGGGCTTGATGTGGGGTTGAAGTCGTTCTACACGGACAGCAACGGAGATGATGAACCCAACCCCCGCTTCTACCGGCAGGCTGAACAGTCGCTCAAGAAGTTGCAGCGTCGGGTCAGCCGCAAGGTGAAGGGGAGCAACAATCGCAAGAAGGCTGTGGCGAGGTTGGGCAGGAAACACCTGAAGGTATCGAGGCAGCGTAAAGACCACGCCGTCAAACTGGCGCGGTGCGTAGTGGCATCTCACGATGTCGTCGCCTACGAAGACCTGAAGGTCAGGAACATGATTCGCAATCGCAAGTTGTCCAAGTCCATCAGAGACGCCAGTTGGCGAGAGTTCCGGTTATGGATTGAATACTTTGCGAGAATCATGGGCAAGATAGCCATTCCGGTCAATCCCGCGTATACCTCTCAGATTTGCTCGGGGTGCGGTCAGACGGTGAAAAAAGACCTGAAGACCCGGCAGCATGTGTGCGGTTGCGGCGTCAACTTAGACCGTGACTACAACGCCGCCATCAACATCCTGAAGCTCGGACTCCGTATGGCGGGGCACGCCAAAACGGGGGAGGCAACTCCCGAAACGCTTGTGGAGACGGAAGAAGACCTGCGCTTGCGGGCGTCTGTCGCTGAAGCAAGAATCCCACCCTTTTAA
- a CDS encoding lasso peptide biosynthesis protein: MTFAVYARAMLAELGITARVVIGEATYKMHGTKHVMLHAWVEVGEDLVDGNVDSFEENVSIPNEIRPQPYWGPKRRAPNRTFKETRELTADREVAEIHDDFASMRESVLTRFRQKRPV; encoded by the coding sequence GTGACCTTCGCGGTTTATGCCCGGGCAATGTTGGCGGAATTGGGTATCACGGCCAGAGTGGTGATTGGAGAGGCCACGTACAAGATGCATGGCACCAAGCATGTGATGCTTCACGCATGGGTCGAGGTGGGAGAGGACCTGGTGGATGGGAATGTGGACAGCTTTGAAGAGAACGTCTCTATCCCAAATGAAATTCGGCCTCAGCCCTATTGGGGCCCCAAACGCCGTGCTCCCAACCGCACGTTCAAGGAAACCCGTGAACTGACGGCGGACCGCGAGGTGGCAGAAATCCATGACGACTTTGCCTCAATGCGGGAGAGTGTGTTGACACGCTTCCGCCAAAAGCGCCCCGTGTAA
- a CDS encoding site-specific integrase → MTLDRYRGDRLAQSREWVGLHDEELRRRAVRAAGDKDADALVSLTRAYLTHQGSSGVLTSPRTIEAYTLGVRQFVGYAAANALNLLRPGRHDAQSYVAHLLAAGRKPAGVALKVAAAGCLYRALRWAGATDADPFRDARVPKDRTPGIVKRPPYTEDELADVLDHADTHVKFLLFLTAHAGLRISEALALEWTDLDEGARRIRVRSGKGRKGRVVAMSTSLARAARHYRGLYGPGGPDHMDGKRTTPSTHVFRYATVMNARYHVQKAFGQAGVQFRGFHPGRKYAGTRLLRQIRDFGRVAAHLGHESVDTTRKGYAQLAADDLKDDLAGW, encoded by the coding sequence ATGACCCTTGACCGCTACCGGGGTGACCGCCTCGCCCAGTCCCGCGAGTGGGTCGGCCTCCACGACGAGGAACTTCGCCGCCGTGCCGTCCGAGCGGCTGGAGACAAAGACGCGGACGCCCTCGTGTCTCTGACCCGCGCCTACCTCACCCACCAGGGTAGCAGTGGTGTCCTCACCAGTCCACGCACGATCGAGGCCTACACCCTGGGCGTCCGGCAGTTCGTGGGGTACGCTGCGGCAAACGCCCTCAACCTCCTGCGACCCGGTCGCCACGACGCGCAAAGCTACGTTGCGCACCTCCTCGCCGCTGGGCGCAAACCCGCAGGCGTAGCGCTCAAAGTGGCTGCCGCGGGTTGCCTCTACCGCGCCCTGCGCTGGGCTGGAGCCACCGACGCCGACCCCTTCCGCGACGCGCGGGTGCCCAAAGACCGCACACCCGGCATCGTGAAGCGCCCCCCCTACACCGAGGACGAACTTGCCGACGTGCTCGACCACGCCGATACGCACGTCAAGTTCCTTCTCTTCCTCACCGCCCACGCGGGCCTGCGGATCAGTGAGGCGCTCGCGCTGGAGTGGACGGACCTCGACGAGGGGGCCCGGCGCATCCGTGTCCGCTCGGGAAAAGGCCGCAAGGGCCGCGTCGTCGCCATGAGCACGAGTCTTGCTCGCGCTGCCCGCCACTACCGGGGCCTGTACGGTCCTGGCGGCCCGGACCACATGGACGGCAAACGCACCACGCCGAGCACGCACGTCTTCCGGTACGCCACGGTGATGAACGCGCGGTATCACGTCCAGAAGGCATTCGGGCAAGCAGGCGTCCAGTTCCGGGGCTTTCATCCGGGGCGCAAGTACGCTGGAACGCGACTCTTGCGGCAGATTAGGGACTTCGGGCGGGTGGCCGCGCACCTGGGACACGAGTCGGTGGACACGACCCGCAAAGGGTACGCACAGCTCGCCGCTGATGATCTGAAGGATGACCTCGCCGGTTGGTGA
- a CDS encoding IS3 family transposase (programmed frameshift): MKGKRYTEQQILDILGQVEAGGAISEVARTHGLAITTLYRWKARYGGMTKDETKRFRLLEEENRRLKKLVADLALDNQMLKEVGGKKVVTPEATPQAQTPVKKQMVGFLRREFQVSERRACQVLGFWRSTQRHNSPKKEGERVLIDRLRVLAQERPRFGYRRLHTLLRREGTQVNHKRVYRLYRAEGLAVRQKGRKKLTGRQRVQKPEVSAPNQRWSMDFMSDQLASGQRFRVFNVVDDFTRENLVMHIGTSITGADVVRRLTEVVAVRGCPTSITTDNGPEFISKALDQWTHELGIAHVFITPGKPMENAYIESFNGRVRDECLNLHWFQSLPEARLVIAAWREDYNQVRPHSSLDGQSPNEFARLQKAG, from the exons ATGAAGGGGAAACGGTACACCGAGCAGCAGATTCTGGACATCCTCGGCCAGGTTGAGGCTGGGGGAGCGATCAGTGAGGTCGCCAGGACGCATGGTTTGGCCATCACCACCCTGTACCGCTGGAAGGCGCGCTACGGGGGGATGACCAAAGACGAAACCAAGAGGTTTCGTCTGCTGGAGGAGGAAAACCGCCGCCTGAAGAAGCTAGTCGCGGACCTGGCACTGGACAATCAGATGCTCAAGGAGGTGG GTGGGAAAAAAGTGGTGACGCCTGAGGCCACGCCCCAGGCGCAAACACCCGTCAAGAAGCAGATGGTGGGGTTCCTGCGCCGTGAATTCCAGGTCAGTGAGCGCCGGGCCTGCCAGGTACTGGGCTTCTGGCGTTCGACCCAGAGGCATAACAGCCCTAAAAAGGAGGGTGAACGAGTTCTGATTGACCGTCTGCGGGTCCTGGCGCAAGAACGTCCCCGCTTCGGATACCGGCGGCTCCATACGCTGCTCAGGCGCGAAGGGACACAGGTCAATCACAAGCGCGTATACCGCCTGTACCGAGCAGAGGGACTCGCAGTCCGGCAAAAGGGGCGCAAGAAGCTGACGGGAAGGCAGCGGGTGCAGAAACCTGAGGTTTCTGCACCCAATCAGCGATGGAGCATGGACTTCATGTCCGACCAGCTCGCCTCCGGACAGCGTTTTCGCGTCTTCAACGTCGTGGACGACTTCACTCGCGAGAACCTAGTCATGCACATCGGGACCTCGATCACCGGGGCGGATGTGGTGCGTCGCCTGACCGAGGTGGTGGCCGTGAGGGGTTGCCCGACGAGCATCACCACGGACAACGGCCCCGAATTCATCAGCAAGGCCTTGGATCAGTGGACCCATGAGTTGGGCATCGCCCACGTCTTCATCACACCGGGGAAACCCATGGAGAACGCTTACATCGAGAGTTTCAATGGGAGGGTGCGGGATGAGTGCCTGAATCTCCACTGGTTTCAAAGCCTTCCCGAGGCACGACTGGTCATTGCCGCCTGGCGCGAGGATTACAACCAAGTCAGACCGCATAGCAGTCTGGACGGCCAGTCACCGAACGAGTTCGCCCGCCTGCAAAAGGCGGGCTGA